Proteins encoded by one window of Salvia splendens isolate huo1 chromosome 5, SspV2, whole genome shotgun sequence:
- the LOC121803074 gene encoding wall-associated receptor kinase-like 1, with protein sequence MKMSSLFLITALFLHLATTVAGQTASLSKPGCQEKCGNVVVPYPFGINTNCSADISFTIICNETFNPPRPFIMVQVGFEEVVDISLATKTVTVMQSISPLNCSSDRKLQQLAQPMVTSYATFSNVYNRLVVVGCQNVVSLLPSYGECNPICGESSICNGINCCQNIIPPRQREIEFFYRNPQADTNAALSCGYVFMTDQRWLLNEYANHTNLHNLSSSISFQSDLRAPLVLEWEFEISNPKTRPGVQCDDIDLPYVLLGGENMSSTVCSCRHGYQGNPYLSCEDIDECKSSSLNDCPTATTCVNRPGSFTCQLPANDSEPRMKPVIIAVSCGLGGLVLLGGALVSSNVARKRIEANRTKKFFKRNGGFLLLSSTNNAAENIRFFDSKELELATDRYNENRVLGRGGQGTVYKGMLPDGRIVAVKKSEKMDESEVGAFVNEVAILSQLNHRNVVKLLGCCLETEVPLLVYELVPNGTLFQHIHDLGNEFPLPWKMRLRIATEVAAALAYLHYSASVPIYHRDIKSTNILLDEKYHAKVSDFGTSRSFNVDQTHVTTRVMGTFGYMDPEYFQSNQFTEKSDVYSFGVVVVELLTGEKAVTAAAKEEGGRSLVAQFLHSMQEDKLFDILDPDVVREGGVEDVVAVARLARRCLSLDGKQRPTMKEAAMELEAVQMGKLVSNLQTCDEETEPAMSIAVYDSLYTSETTSLSTTTDSSEFPFLSRS encoded by the coding sequence atgaaaatgtcCTCACTGTTCCTGATCACCGCGCTCTTCCTCCACCTAGCGACGACGGTGGCAGGGCAAACGGCCTCTCTGTCGAAGCCGGGCTGCCAGGAAAAGTGTGGAAACGTCGTCGTTCCATATCCTTTCGGCATCAACACGAACTGCAGCGCCGATATATCTTTCACGATCATCTGCAACGAAACCTTCAATCCCCCAAGACCGTTTATCATGGTCCAAGTAGGGTTCGAAGAAGTGGTAGATATCTCGTTGGCCACCAAAACAGTTACGGTGATGCAGTCCATCTCCCCTCTCAACTGCTCTAGCGATCGAAAGCTACAGCAGCTGGCACAGCCTATGGTTACATCTTACGCCACCTTCTCCAACGTCTACAACAGATTGGTCGTTGTCGGCTGCCAGAACGTCGTCTCCCTCCTCCCTTCCTACGGGGAATGCAACCCCATCTGCGGAGAATCATCCATCTGCAATGGAATAAACTGCTGCCAGAACATCATCCCGCCGCGCCAGAGAGAAATCGAGTTCTTCTACAGAAATCCTCAAGCGGACACCAATGCTGCTCTCAGCTGCGGTTATGTGTTCATGACTGATCAAAGATGGCTGCTCAACGAATATGCTAACCACACCAACTTGCATAACTTGTCGTCCTCCATTAGCTTCCAATCGGATCTCCGTGCGCCTCTGGTGCTTGAATGGGAATTCGAGATATCCAATCCCAAGACGCGGCCAGGGGTTCAATGCGACGACATTGATTTGCCATATGTCTTGTTAGGTGGAGAGAACATGAGCTCTACCGTATGTTCTTGCAGGCATGGTTATCAAGGCAATCCTTATTTGAGCTGTGAGGACATAGACGAGTGCAAGAGTTCGTCGTTGAACGACTGCCCAACAGCGACTACGTGTGTCAACAGGCCCGGTTCATTCACATGTCAACTTCCGGCCAATGACAGCGAACCCAGGATGAAACCAGTAATCATTGCTGTCAGCTGCGGCTTAGGTGGGTTGGTTTTGCTCGGAGGGGCGTTGGTGTCTTCCAATGTCGCAAGGAAGAGAATCGAAGCCAACCGTACGAAGAAGTTCTTCAAGCGAAATGGCGGATTCTTGCTGCTGTCCTCTACTAATAACGCTGCCGAAAATATCAGATTCTTCGACTCCAAAGAATTGGAATTGGCCACTGATCGTTACAACGAGAATCGCGTACTTGGTCGCGGCGGACAAGGCACTGTCTACAAAGGAATGTTACCCGATGGAAGAATCGTCGCAGTGAAAAAGTCCGAGAAgatggatgaatcggaggttggagCATTCGTGAATGAGGTCGCCATACTGTCCCAGCTCAATCATAGGAATGTGGTGAAGTTGCTAGGGTGTTGTCTGGAGACCGAGGTTCCTCTTCTCGTCTACGAGCTTGTTCCAAACGGTACGCTCTTTCAACACATACACGATCTAGGCAATGAGTTCCCTTTGCCATGGAAAATGCGTCTCAGAATCGCAACAGAAGTAGCAGCTGCTCTTGCTTACCTGCATTACTCAGCATCGGTTCCTATCTATCACAGAGACATCAAGTCGACCAACATACTCCTAGACGAGAAGTATCACGCCAAAGTGTCGGATTTCGGGACGTCGAGGTCGTTCAACGTGGATCAAACTCACGTGACCACGCGAGTGATGGGGACTTTCGGGTACATGGATCCTGAGTACTTCCAGTCGAATCAGTTCACAGAAAAGAGCGACGTGTACAGCTTTGGCGTGGTTGTGGTGGAGCTTCTGACGGGGGAGAAAGCAGTCACTGCAGCGGCTAAGGAGGAAGGAGGGAGGAGTCTGGTCGCGCAGTTCTTGCACTCGATGCAAGAAGATAAATTGTTCGACATTCTTGATCCCGATGTGGTGAGAGAGGGTGGGGTGGAAGATGTTGTGGCGGTGGCGAGGCTTGCTCGGAGATGTCTGAGTTTGGACGGAAAGCAAAGGCCAACGATGAAGGAAGCGGCGATGGAGTTGGAAGCCGTCCAAATGGGGAAACTAGTTTCGAATCTGCAAACTTGTGATGAAGAAACAGAGCCTGCAATGTCAATTGcagtatatgattctttgtaTACCTCAGAGACCACCAGTTTAAGCACAACTACAGATTCATCAGAGTTTCCTTTTCTGTCCAGGAGTTGA
- the LOC121802373 gene encoding uncharacterized protein LOC121802373 — translation MKPTFILSFVVHPPFIFSFSPFSHLQFPIPNLENTVAAVLFPLSPTLLLPHPGAKPTRVGRHAHALLRSLSPASNPFSRRGCRQRRRRSLPPCEVTNRKEASPPFHGVDTDRRCLQLLTADPPSLLVAVVQQPSRLSEISRCCCRCIEPAVCSPLLRRWSCSPETSRQPPIRPETNPNHPETAPNKKVPIVQFAWYDQFKFVVVRVEVPDFH, via the exons aTGAAGCCCACATTCATACTCTCTTTCGTCGTGCATCCCCCATTCATATTCTCTTTCTCCCCTTTTTCTCATCTCCAATTTCCAATCCCTAATTTGGAGAACACTGTGGCAGCGGTTCTTTTCCCCCTCTCGCCGACccttctccttcctcatcccgGAGCCAAACCGACGAGAGTCGGTCGCCACGCTCACGCTCTCCTCCGATCATTGTCACCGGCGTCGAATCCTTTCTCCCGACGAGGTTGCCGACAGAGAAGGCGTCGCTCCCTGCCTCCCTGCGAAGTTACCAATAGGAAGGAGGCGTCGCCTCCCTTCCACGGCGTCGATACCGACCGCCGCTGCCTCCAACTCCTCACCGCCGATCCTCCGTCGCTGCTGGTGGCCGTCGTCCAGCAACCGTCTCGGCTGTCTGAAAtcagccgctgctgctgccgctgCATAGAGCCGGCTGTTTGTTcgccgctgctccgtcggtggtcgtgcagccccGAAACATCACGGCAGCCCCCGATTCGTCCCGAAACCAATCCGAACCACCCCGAAACAGCCCCGAACAAAAAGGTTCCGATTGTTCAATTCGCATG gtatgaTCAGTTCAAGTTTGTGGTTGTCCGCGTTGAAGTTCCCGATTTTCATTAG